A genome region from Hydrogenoanaerobacterium saccharovorans includes the following:
- a CDS encoding CobW family GTP-binding protein: protein MTGLYLITGFLGAGKTTFLKKFIRQMAGQRMRILVNEFGREGIDGKLLSELGVLVDEINNGSIFCSCRLDKFEAVLQDALMDAPELIIVEASGLSDPTNIRKILAQQDKFGGIEFLGSICIVDAVNLKKVFDTARVCKKQISISDLLIINKTDLADEMQIAETEQLIRQFYPHIVMHRTSFGDMKPQWLEELRDAVKEEDMPRFQTKDLGLQKALVTIKDNMTGYELTKFLEMFVEDTYRIKGFVKLGGEHYLVDCVGSMVDVKPYDGLVENGNKIVVLAGPGMPMQKSLEKAAQWYRDKIERVERGD from the coding sequence ATGACCGGATTGTATCTCATCACAGGATTTTTAGGAGCGGGGAAGACAACATTCCTTAAAAAGTTCATTCGTCAAATGGCAGGGCAACGCATGCGCATTCTTGTCAATGAGTTTGGGCGCGAAGGTATTGACGGCAAGCTGTTATCCGAGTTGGGCGTACTGGTCGATGAAATCAATAACGGTTCCATCTTCTGTTCGTGCCGCCTTGATAAGTTTGAGGCGGTACTTCAAGATGCTCTGATGGATGCTCCCGAACTGATTATCGTTGAGGCTTCCGGTCTGTCTGACCCTACCAATATCCGAAAAATTTTAGCGCAGCAAGATAAATTTGGAGGCATTGAGTTTTTAGGCAGCATCTGTATTGTAGATGCGGTCAACTTGAAAAAGGTATTTGATACTGCGAGAGTATGCAAAAAACAAATCAGTATCAGCGACTTGCTCATCATCAATAAAACCGACCTTGCCGATGAAATGCAAATTGCCGAAACCGAGCAGCTGATTCGCCAATTTTACCCTCATATTGTTATGCACCGCACCAGCTTTGGCGATATGAAACCGCAATGGCTGGAAGAATTGCGGGATGCGGTTAAAGAAGAGGACATGCCGCGGTTTCAAACGAAAGACCTCGGTTTGCAAAAGGCACTCGTAACCATCAAGGATAATATGACAGGATATGAGCTTACAAAGTTTCTTGAAATGTTTGTGGAAGATACCTATCGTATCAAAGGTTTTGTAAAACTTGGCGGTGAGCATTATCTTGTCGATTGTGTAGGCTCTATGGTAGATGTAAAGCCTTATGATGGTTTGGTTGAAAACGGCAACAAAATAGTAGTGCTTGCCGGCCCCGGTATGCCAATGCAAAAAAGTTTAGAAAAGGCTGCCCAATGGTACCGCGATAAGATTGAACGGGTAGAACGAGGCGACTAA
- a CDS encoding 2-hydroxyacid dehydrogenase, which produces MKKIAFFDTKPYDKIWFDQIKADYDFELVYFEEKLTSNTASMVQGYDGAIAFVNDTIDKNAIETLAKNGVGILAMRCAGYNNIDFKAAFQKLHVVRVPAYSPYAVAEHAMAMLLCLNRKLHRAFNRTREYNFSLNGLTGFDLHGKTAGVIGTGKIGRVFIDICRGFGMNVLAFDPYPAKDSGIEYVEQEELFARADVISLHCPLTKETAHIINKKTLALMKDGVVLINTSRGALIDSDELLEAIKSGKVGGAALDVYEEESDLFYEDFSNTNIQDDVLARLISMHNVLITSHQAFLTNEALQNIAETTLKNLEEYFAGKLLQNEICYQCDKLGKCEKLPNGRCF; this is translated from the coding sequence ATGAAAAAAATTGCTTTTTTTGACACCAAGCCCTATGATAAAATTTGGTTTGACCAAATAAAAGCCGATTACGATTTTGAACTGGTTTACTTTGAAGAAAAACTCACCAGCAATACTGCATCTATGGTGCAGGGGTATGACGGAGCCATTGCCTTTGTAAACGATACAATCGATAAAAATGCGATCGAAACGCTTGCTAAAAACGGTGTTGGCATCCTTGCTATGCGCTGCGCGGGTTATAACAACATCGATTTTAAGGCGGCGTTTCAAAAGTTGCATGTGGTTCGCGTACCGGCTTATTCGCCCTATGCAGTTGCAGAGCATGCTATGGCAATGCTGCTTTGCCTTAACCGCAAGCTGCACCGTGCTTTTAACCGTACCCGCGAATATAACTTCAGCCTAAACGGTTTGACGGGATTTGACCTGCACGGTAAAACGGCAGGTGTTATCGGCACAGGTAAAATTGGCCGTGTGTTTATTGATATCTGCCGTGGTTTTGGTATGAACGTTCTTGCGTTCGACCCTTACCCGGCAAAAGACAGCGGTATTGAATATGTAGAGCAGGAAGAATTGTTTGCCCGTGCGGATGTGATTTCGCTACATTGTCCGCTGACAAAAGAAACTGCTCACATCATCAACAAAAAAACACTTGCACTTATGAAAGACGGCGTTGTCCTCATCAACACCTCTCGCGGAGCACTTATTGACAGCGATGAACTGCTGGAAGCAATTAAATCCGGTAAAGTAGGGGGCGCAGCACTCGATGTTTATGAAGAGGAATCCGACCTGTTTTACGAAGATTTTTCAAACACCAACATTCAAGATGATGTGCTTGCACGCCTCATTTCAATGCACAACGTGCTTATCACTTCGCATCAGGCGTTTTTAACCAACGAGGCACTGCAGAACATTGCAGAAACCACGTTGAAAAATCTGGAAGAATACTTTGCAGGCAAATTGCTTCAAAACGAAATTTGCTACCAATGCGACAAGTTGGGTAAATGCGAAAAATTACCTAATGGGCGCTGCTTTTAA
- a CDS encoding DUF6530 family protein — translation MKIPTMLKHKPVIVSENYENVDGRYAYQSDAKGLSLGLAQWNDRGKVDVSAKVWRHTGEKWSRQSEELPLHRVIDLAILICRTKQHFRDAYRYPKLYDTEQPVIDRVGIQGDAMTVAVCTDNENIDEDIALFRDALAVDDEMLGERFAVLSRILKEMGY, via the coding sequence ATGAAAATACCTACTATGTTAAAACATAAACCGGTAATTGTTTCGGAAAATTACGAAAATGTTGACGGCAGATATGCTTATCAATCGGATGCAAAAGGATTATCTTTGGGGCTTGCACAATGGAATGACCGCGGTAAAGTAGATGTTTCTGCAAAGGTATGGCGCCATACAGGCGAAAAATGGTCACGTCAATCGGAGGAATTGCCCCTGCACCGTGTAATAGACCTTGCCATATTAATATGCCGCACCAAGCAGCATTTTCGCGATGCGTACCGCTACCCTAAATTGTATGATACCGAACAGCCCGTTATCGACCGCGTAGGCATTCAAGGTGACGCTATGACGGTTGCAGTGTGCACGGATAACGAAAATATTGATGAGGACATTGCATTGTTTCGCGACGCATTGGCAGTAGATGATGAGATGTTGGGGGAACGTTTTGCCGTTCTTTCGCGCATTTTAAAAGAAATGGGGTACTGA
- a CDS encoding uroporphyrinogen decarboxylase family protein, with product MSKPKDLLFATLRHEATNAVPWVPFAGVHAGKLVGYDATEVLTDGEKLYKALMEVNKLYKPNGQPVVFDLQIEAEILGCELVWTKDGPPSVKTHPLEDTTDIPCKCTVPTKEDGRLPMVLDVMRRMKVAVGDTTALYGLICGPFTLASHLRGNDIFMDMFDDEDYVHNLLDYCTEVGKKICEYYIEAGMDIIAVVDPLVSQVSSDHFEEFLSKPFTELFDHIRNLKAFSSFFVCGNATRNIEVMCKTNPDSISVDENVDLVKAKEITDRYNIAIGGNIPLTSVMLHGTQQDNMKYVIDLMDKIENKKNLIIAPGCDMPFDIPVENTIGIAQAVLQPDDVREMIKNYVAVQEDIQVDLPDYDHLEKTLVEVFTLDSLTCAACTYMMGAANVAKEHFGDAIDMVEYKFTKKENIARCVKMGVTNLPCIYINGKLKFSSIIPSKDELQTAIETAIAEINSK from the coding sequence ATGAGCAAACCAAAAGATTTACTTTTTGCAACATTAAGGCATGAGGCAACCAATGCAGTTCCGTGGGTTCCGTTTGCAGGTGTTCATGCAGGAAAGCTGGTAGGCTACGATGCAACCGAAGTATTAACCGACGGCGAAAAGCTGTACAAGGCACTAATGGAAGTGAACAAACTTTACAAGCCCAACGGTCAGCCCGTTGTATTCGACCTGCAAATCGAAGCTGAAATTTTAGGGTGCGAGCTAGTCTGGACAAAAGACGGCCCGCCGTCTGTCAAAACGCATCCGCTTGAAGATACAACCGATATTCCCTGCAAGTGCACTGTTCCAACCAAAGAAGATGGCAGGCTGCCCATGGTTTTGGATGTAATGCGCCGTATGAAAGTCGCGGTGGGCGATACAACTGCTCTTTACGGTCTTATCTGCGGCCCGTTCACATTGGCTTCGCATCTGCGCGGCAACGACATTTTTATGGATATGTTTGATGATGAAGATTATGTACATAATCTGTTGGATTACTGTACCGAAGTGGGGAAAAAAATCTGTGAATATTACATTGAAGCGGGCATGGATATCATTGCAGTGGTTGACCCGTTGGTTTCGCAGGTTTCGTCCGACCATTTTGAGGAGTTCCTCTCCAAACCGTTCACCGAGCTGTTTGACCATATCCGCAATCTAAAAGCGTTTTCTTCCTTCTTTGTTTGCGGCAATGCAACCAGAAACATCGAGGTAATGTGCAAAACCAATCCCGACTCGATCTCTGTGGATGAAAATGTGGATTTAGTTAAAGCAAAAGAGATTACCGACCGTTACAACATAGCTATCGGCGGCAATATTCCGCTCACATCGGTTATGCTGCATGGTACACAGCAGGATAACATGAAATATGTAATAGACTTAATGGACAAAATCGAGAACAAGAAAAACCTTATCATCGCGCCCGGATGTGATATGCCGTTTGATATTCCCGTTGAAAACACCATCGGTATTGCACAGGCGGTTTTGCAGCCCGACGATGTACGCGAGATGATTAAAAATTATGTTGCGGTGCAAGAAGATATTCAGGTGGACTTGCCCGACTACGATCATTTGGAGAAAACACTTGTAGAGGTATTTACCCTCGATTCGCTTACCTGCGCTGCTTGCACCTATATGATGGGGGCAGCAAATGTAGCAAAAGAGCATTTTGGTGATGCCATTGATATGGTAGAATATAAGTTTACCAAAAAAGAGAACATTGCACGCTGTGTAAAGATGGGGGTTACCAATCTGCCATGTATCTACATCAACGGCAAGCTGAAATTCTCTTCCATTATTCCCAGCAAAGATGAACTGCAAACTGCCATTGAAACTGCCATTGCAGAAATAAACAGCAAATGA
- a CDS encoding GIY-YIG nuclease family protein yields the protein MDVKTRKKEILKEYKERAITGGAYVITNKVTGKMLLMCETDLKGSQNRFNFMSMTGSCFNSKLQKDWNEFGARSFTFTILEELEMKETQNIVEFKEDLKILEELWREKLGEDKLY from the coding sequence TTGGACGTAAAAACCCGTAAAAAAGAGATTTTAAAAGAATATAAAGAGCGTGCAATAACCGGTGGTGCTTATGTAATAACCAACAAAGTAACAGGCAAAATGCTGTTAATGTGTGAAACAGATTTGAAAGGGTCGCAGAACCGTTTTAATTTTATGTCGATGACAGGTTCATGCTTTAACAGTAAATTGCAAAAAGATTGGAACGAGTTTGGGGCACGATCATTTACATTTACTATTTTAGAAGAGCTTGAAATGAAAGAGACTCAGAATATTGTAGAGTTTAAAGAGGATTTGAAAATCCTGGAAGAGCTGTGGAGAGAGAAACTAGGCGAAGATAAGCTTTATTAA
- the ptsP gene encoding phosphoenolpyruvate--protein phosphotransferase, with the protein MKELNTVWGVGSASGCALGKAVVFTPKRQIVPRRIITDPEAELARLSKAREEYGTELSLLYKQTLQKMDQPSADIFLMYSMLLEDDDIIDNIEQMVRTEHMNADYALQSEMKRLFELFSAMEDEYMRERSSDIENIANELIMRMQGTNTSLEINKSKGKQNLILVADVLTPADIVGLDRSCIKGVVSEHGSIHSHASILCRAMGMPMVVEAQGATCCITDGATVAVSGDTGEVVCEPDEAIIERYMAQIAEHDKQRHRYEKAADLKAVTLDGQELRVTVNIFSAEDLNKADWDLIDGVGLYRSDFLYLSGKDYPSEAQLFRAYKSAAEKAKGRDVVISAFDIGGDKCADYMQLPKEENPFLGKRAIRICLERPDLFCIQLRAVLKASAYGRVKLLLPMVSGTDEVKQTRHLLYRVMKQLKKENVHFDEHLPVGVMIETPAAVITSDVLAKTADFFSIGSNDLTQFVLAADRLNPQVEKLYDVCSPSVLRSIALVVRNAQKHKIPVSICGEAAGDTELIPLWAALRINELSVLPCDAAQVKYHVRQMHCNGIRASLDEVLCCTSADDVRRLLKKFSQ; encoded by the coding sequence GTGAAGGAACTGAACACCGTTTGGGGAGTTGGTTCAGCAAGCGGTTGTGCATTGGGAAAAGCGGTTGTATTTACACCAAAACGGCAGATTGTTCCGCGCAGAATAATAACCGACCCTGAGGCGGAGCTGGCTCGGCTGAGCAAAGCACGTGAAGAGTATGGTACAGAGTTATCGTTGCTGTATAAGCAAACTCTTCAAAAAATGGATCAGCCCTCTGCCGATATATTTTTGATGTACAGCATGTTGTTGGAAGATGACGACATTATCGATAACATTGAACAAATGGTACGAACAGAGCATATGAATGCAGATTACGCATTGCAATCGGAAATGAAACGTCTATTCGAGCTTTTTTCTGCTATGGAGGACGAGTACATGCGTGAGCGCAGCTCGGATATCGAAAACATTGCCAACGAGCTGATCATGCGTATGCAGGGTACGAATACCTCGCTTGAAATTAATAAAAGCAAAGGAAAGCAAAATTTAATTTTGGTGGCAGATGTACTTACCCCTGCTGATATCGTAGGGCTCGACCGCAGTTGTATCAAAGGTGTGGTGTCAGAACACGGCAGCATACATTCGCATGCCTCTATTTTGTGCCGTGCCATGGGTATGCCTATGGTTGTTGAGGCTCAAGGTGCTACCTGCTGTATAACCGATGGCGCAACAGTTGCGGTGAGCGGTGATACGGGCGAAGTGGTTTGCGAACCGGATGAGGCAATTATTGAACGCTATATGGCGCAAATTGCAGAGCACGATAAACAACGCCACCGTTACGAAAAGGCGGCAGATCTCAAGGCAGTTACGCTGGATGGGCAGGAGCTGCGCGTAACGGTAAACATCTTTAGTGCAGAGGATTTGAATAAAGCCGACTGGGATTTAATTGACGGAGTGGGCTTGTACCGCAGCGATTTTCTTTATCTTTCGGGAAAGGATTATCCAAGTGAAGCCCAATTGTTTCGTGCTTATAAAAGCGCAGCAGAAAAGGCAAAAGGCAGAGATGTGGTGATTTCCGCTTTTGACATCGGGGGAGATAAATGCGCAGATTATATGCAGCTGCCTAAAGAAGAAAACCCGTTTTTAGGCAAAAGGGCAATTCGCATTTGTCTTGAACGCCCCGACCTGTTTTGTATACAACTGCGTGCTGTTCTTAAAGCAAGTGCATATGGCAGGGTAAAATTGCTTTTGCCTATGGTCTCTGGTACAGATGAGGTGAAACAGACGCGGCATTTGCTTTACAGGGTAATGAAGCAATTGAAAAAAGAGAATGTTCATTTTGATGAGCACCTGCCTGTTGGGGTAATGATTGAAACACCTGCTGCGGTTATCACTAGCGACGTTTTGGCAAAAACAGCAGATTTTTTTAGTATTGGTTCCAACGACTTAACCCAGTTTGTTTTGGCGGCGGACCGTCTGAACCCTCAGGTAGAAAAGTTGTACGATGTTTGCAGTCCATCGGTGCTTCGAAGTATTGCGTTAGTAGTACGCAATGCACAAAAACATAAAATCCCCGTGTCTATTTGCGGCGAGGCTGCGGGCGATACCGAATTGATACCTCTTTGGGCGGCGCTGCGTATCAATGAACTCAGCGTTTTGCCTTGTGATGCGGCACAGGTAAAGTATCATGTGCGCCAGATGCACTGTAACGGCATACGTGCATCTTTAGACGAAGTTTTGTGCTGTACCTCAGCGGATGATGTGCGCAGGCTCTTAAAAAAATTTTCACAATAA
- a CDS encoding phosphodiester glycosidase family protein, producing the protein MTTEIMQRKNKRFAEIRERKQGRGSPVRRTILRCLAVIGTLLLSILIFLFGAITMICRGPSPTVRDLFVTTVMETSAAKFLAHMYFSDDEIRVIQLKNAVVDIQEVTDTSVEFIQSDSVLPKDTIELLEVGGSTFKGKMLIVHDPSRIRVATAPVFGKDIDGVRMEDFVKNEKATAGINGGAFYDENGVGRGGMPLGVVIKDSKLVNGSLNTADSVVIGFDQSNKLIVGKMSGQEALDLKLRDAVSFGPVFIVNGKPVDVAGTGGGLNPRTVIGQRADGAVLMLVIDGRQAHSIGASYKDCIDVMMQYGAINAANLDGGSSSMMIYNGEVVNVSASLYGSRKLPTAFIVK; encoded by the coding sequence TTGACAACGGAAATAATGCAGCGAAAAAACAAGCGTTTTGCCGAAATCCGCGAACGCAAACAAGGCAGAGGTTCGCCTGTTAGGCGCACTATTTTACGTTGTTTAGCGGTGATTGGCACGTTGTTGCTTTCTATATTGATTTTTTTGTTTGGCGCTATAACAATGATATGCCGCGGCCCTTCGCCTACCGTGCGGGATTTGTTTGTAACAACTGTGATGGAAACCAGTGCGGCTAAATTTTTGGCCCATATGTACTTTTCGGATGACGAAATTAGAGTAATCCAGCTGAAAAATGCGGTAGTAGACATTCAAGAGGTGACCGATACAAGCGTAGAGTTTATACAAAGTGATAGTGTTTTACCCAAAGATACCATTGAATTGCTGGAGGTGGGCGGTTCTACCTTTAAGGGGAAAATGCTCATTGTCCATGATCCGTCACGCATTAGGGTTGCAACGGCGCCCGTGTTTGGCAAAGACATAGACGGGGTGAGAATGGAGGATTTTGTGAAAAACGAGAAAGCAACGGCGGGCATTAACGGCGGTGCTTTTTATGATGAGAACGGTGTAGGCAGGGGTGGGATGCCTCTGGGCGTAGTTATAAAAGACTCTAAACTGGTGAATGGGTCGCTTAACACGGCAGATTCTGTAGTAATAGGCTTTGACCAAAGCAACAAGCTAATTGTGGGCAAAATGTCAGGGCAAGAGGCGCTCGACTTGAAGCTGCGGGATGCAGTGAGTTTTGGCCCTGTGTTTATTGTAAACGGGAAGCCTGTTGATGTAGCAGGGACGGGCGGAGGACTAAACCCCCGCACTGTAATTGGTCAGCGCGCAGACGGTGCAGTGCTCATGCTCGTCATTGATGGCAGGCAGGCGCACAGTATCGGTGCATCTTACAAAGATTGCATTGACGTGATGATGCAATACGGGGCAATCAATGCAGCCAATCTGGACGGAGGCTCCTCCAGTATGATGATATACAACGGCGAGGTGGTCAATGTCAGTGCATCACTGTACGGTTCACGCAAATTGCCAACAGCCTTTATTGTAAAGTAG